The following coding sequences are from one Desulfosporosinus orientis DSM 765 window:
- a CDS encoding cytochrome-c peroxidase, with the protein MSKKICILIFTMSLIMITMLGTAFAGETTPKQALGKLLFFDTNLSTPNGMSCSSCHDPSVAFTDPDSNLPVSQGVVPRLFGNRNSPSAAYAAFSPTFQLTANGYVGGQFWDGRAANLVEQAKGPFLNPLEMHNPNKQAVISAVFNSNYASLFTDVYGDNAFDNVEIAYNDVADAIAAYENTDELNKFTSKYDYYLKGETTLTEQEKLGLELFNDPNKGNCTACHSSQIGPYNADHPLFTDYSYDNLGVPKNWDSPYLYLPRAFNPEGKNYVDLGLGGVLNDPNEYGKFKVPSLRNVSITYPYMHNGYFKTLREVVNFYNTRDIDNWPAPEVPENVNKQEVGNLGLTSDEVDAIVAFLNTLTDGYQP; encoded by the coding sequence ATGAGCAAAAAAATTTGTATTTTAATCTTTACCATGTCTCTTATAATGATTACTATGTTAGGAACTGCATTTGCAGGAGAAACTACTCCAAAACAAGCCCTAGGCAAGCTTTTGTTTTTTGACACAAATCTTTCAACACCTAATGGTATGTCTTGCTCCTCTTGCCACGATCCATCGGTAGCCTTTACAGATCCCGACTCTAACCTCCCTGTATCACAGGGCGTAGTGCCCAGGCTTTTTGGCAATCGCAACAGCCCGTCTGCGGCCTACGCTGCTTTTAGCCCGACATTTCAACTCACAGCGAATGGATATGTCGGCGGACAGTTCTGGGATGGGCGGGCGGCAAACCTTGTTGAACAGGCCAAAGGACCCTTCCTGAACCCGCTGGAAATGCATAACCCTAATAAACAGGCAGTTATTTCGGCAGTCTTCAATTCAAACTATGCCTCTCTTTTTACAGATGTCTACGGTGACAACGCTTTTGATAATGTGGAAATAGCTTATAATGACGTGGCCGACGCCATTGCGGCCTATGAAAACACGGATGAATTAAATAAATTTACATCTAAATATGATTACTATCTGAAAGGTGAAACCACACTGACGGAGCAGGAAAAATTAGGTCTTGAATTGTTCAATGATCCGAACAAGGGTAATTGTACCGCCTGTCACTCCAGCCAAATTGGGCCTTATAATGCTGACCATCCACTTTTCACGGATTATAGTTATGATAATCTGGGTGTGCCGAAGAATTGGGATAGTCCTTATTTATATCTGCCGCGCGCCTTTAATCCCGAAGGCAAGAACTATGTGGATTTAGGCCTGGGAGGTGTTCTTAATGACCCGAATGAATATGGTAAATTTAAGGTTCCCTCTCTGCGCAATGTGTCTATAACGTACCCCTACATGCATAACGGCTATTTCAAAACCCTCCGGGAAGTGGTTAATTTTTACAATACAAGAGATATTGATAATTGGCCTGCCCCGGAGGTTCCCGAAAATGTGAATAAACAAGAGGTAGGGAATCTTGGCTTAACCTCAGATGAAGTTGATGCCATCGTTGCCTTCTTAAATACCCTGACAGACGGTTATCAACCGTAA
- a CDS encoding DUF2922 domain-containing protein, translating to MALSSTKVVRLTFTTAVGKTFAITIDNPKEDLQLTEAMAAMNSIIASDIFLTPSGALTGIRDIKVIDTTTNDLYDPPQA from the coding sequence ATGGCCCTATCATCAACCAAGGTTGTCAGGTTAACCTTTACTACCGCAGTGGGCAAAACCTTTGCGATTACTATTGATAATCCAAAGGAGGACCTGCAGCTGACTGAGGCTATGGCTGCTATGAATTCCATTATAGCAAGCGATATATTTTTGACTCCCAGTGGAGCCCTGACGGGAATACGGGATATAAAGGTCATCGACACTACTACAAACGATCTTTATGACCCTCCCCAGGCTTAA
- a CDS encoding DUF1659 domain-containing protein produces the protein MSVQSIPLNSALVVVYQAGLTALGAPIKKQKSLNYLRFDASDQALHDAAHTLFGLSQNPVVEVLNRKTFELIEE, from the coding sequence ATGTCTGTACAATCAATTCCTTTGAATTCGGCCCTGGTCGTTGTCTACCAGGCCGGACTCACTGCTCTGGGCGCACCGATTAAAAAACAGAAAAGCCTGAATTACCTGAGGTTCGACGCCTCAGATCAGGCTCTTCACGATGCGGCTCATACTTTATTCGGCCTGTCCCAGAATCCGGTGGTAGAAGTACTCAACCGGAAGACCTTCGAGCTGATTGAGGAATAA
- a CDS encoding DUF3102 domain-containing protein: MGDIIPERTSFLIAAEINIIRHQTEKMVLNNFIEIGRRLAEAKGLIKYGEWGKWLKEEVGFSQNRAEKLMRLYEEFGREHSPLGGAGALGRELPNLSYTHALILLGVPEEDRAQFIRDIDIESMTTRELEQAVNEVKESQKEKAGLQEALAEEKEKNIRLAQEHDNLKKEAGDLRKSKQELQQDVEKKTRELKKMAENSNFKSYQRVSNELAAAQIKLLTSKIAFSLEGLEKAYKELSYEMTLLAKVDDQVHGEYAKKLNEFLVKTMKERMGK, from the coding sequence ATGGGGGATATTATCCCGGAGCGTACGTCGTTTTTAATCGCGGCTGAAATTAATATTATCAGACACCAGACCGAGAAAATGGTGCTTAACAACTTTATTGAAATCGGCCGGCGGCTGGCAGAGGCTAAGGGTCTGATCAAGTATGGGGAATGGGGCAAGTGGCTGAAAGAGGAAGTCGGCTTTTCCCAGAACCGGGCTGAAAAATTAATGCGTCTCTACGAGGAGTTTGGGAGAGAACACTCCCCTTTAGGCGGCGCCGGAGCCTTGGGCCGGGAACTGCCTAACTTGAGCTATACTCACGCCCTCATTCTTCTGGGGGTGCCGGAAGAGGACCGGGCGCAATTTATCCGTGACATAGATATTGAAAGTATGACCACCCGTGAGCTGGAGCAGGCAGTTAATGAGGTGAAAGAGTCCCAGAAGGAAAAGGCAGGTCTCCAGGAAGCCCTGGCAGAGGAAAAGGAGAAAAACATCCGGCTGGCCCAGGAGCACGACAACTTAAAAAAAGAAGCAGGTGATTTGCGGAAGTCTAAGCAAGAACTCCAGCAGGATGTTGAGAAAAAGACCCGGGAGCTTAAGAAGATGGCGGAAAATTCGAATTTTAAGAGCTACCAAAGGGTGAGCAATGAGCTGGCGGCTGCCCAGATCAAACTGCTCACGTCTAAAATTGCTTTTAGCCTGGAGGGCTTGGAGAAAGCGTACAAGGAACTGAGTTATGAGATGACTTTGCTGGCAAAGGTTGATGACCAGGTGCATGGGGAGTATGCTAAAAAGCTGAATGAGTTTTTGGTTAAGACCATGAAAGAGAGGATGGGGAAGTAG
- a CDS encoding LytR/AlgR family response regulator transcription factor, which translates to MLTIGICDDRLLSRRLLEALIHLYEEEKDVLFNIYEFSSGEELLTEIEKQGLVFDLLFLDNSMKKLTGLETAREIRQSKSTSTCNIVFVTSAEDHDQFMPVKPLQILCKPCTQEHIEAILEKVLSTPLPTSPSSLSWS; encoded by the coding sequence TTGCTAACTATCGGCATTTGCGACGACAGGCTGTTGTCCCGTCGCTTATTAGAGGCATTAATTCATCTATATGAAGAAGAAAAAGATGTTTTATTTAATATTTACGAATTCAGCAGCGGTGAGGAGCTTCTCACAGAAATTGAAAAGCAGGGCTTGGTTTTTGACCTCCTCTTTCTTGACAACAGCATGAAAAAGCTGACCGGTCTTGAGACCGCCAGAGAAATACGGCAATCCAAGTCCACGTCAACCTGCAATATAGTATTTGTGACCTCCGCTGAGGATCACGATCAATTCATGCCGGTCAAACCTTTACAAATCCTATGCAAACCCTGTACCCAGGAACACATTGAAGCTATCTTAGAGAAGGTTCTGTCCACCCCCCTCCCTACTTCCCCATCCTCTCTTTCATGGTCTTAA
- a CDS encoding helix-turn-helix domain-containing protein, with product MRLKIRDVREDHDLTQQQVAKYLMCDQSLYSKYERGERDVPLNIMIKLAQFYKTSIDYLVGLTENKKPYR from the coding sequence ATGCGCTTAAAAATACGTGATGTTCGAGAAGATCATGATTTAACTCAACAGCAGGTTGCAAAATATCTGATGTGTGATCAATCTTTGTACTCTAAATATGAGCGAGGAGAGCGTGATGTTCCTCTGAATATCATGATTAAACTTGCCCAGTTTTATAAAACCAGCATTGACTATTTAGTCGGGCTTACAGAAAATAAAAAGCCTTATCGCTGA
- the istB gene encoding IS21-like element helper ATPase IstB, which translates to MNERIERVNALVSGLHLVPVDLENLYAKKNNLTPLESVEVFLSEQQRLRTEKQNLIRRRRANLPAEKTLETFDFGFQRSVSKEQMLRLSDMTWVEQAFNICFLGPPGIGKTHLALSLAVQALNLGYAVAFTTLDELIITLKTSQISTASKRRIKILNSAALVIIDEVGFMPLSTIEANLFFGFVSSMSEKTSLIITSNKGFDEWVDFLGDATITTAILDRLIHHCEILNMTGNSYRLQHRKTITQK; encoded by the coding sequence ATGAATGAACGGATTGAACGTGTCAATGCATTAGTATCGGGACTGCATTTGGTCCCTGTTGATTTAGAAAACCTATATGCTAAAAAGAATAATCTCACGCCTCTCGAAAGCGTTGAGGTTTTCCTTTCAGAGCAACAACGTCTTCGGACCGAAAAGCAAAATCTAATTCGCAGAAGAAGAGCAAATCTACCCGCCGAAAAAACCCTGGAAACCTTCGACTTCGGATTCCAACGCAGCGTATCTAAGGAACAGATGCTAAGATTGTCCGATATGACTTGGGTTGAGCAAGCGTTCAACATTTGTTTTCTGGGCCCCCCTGGTATCGGAAAAACGCATTTGGCTTTATCCTTAGCGGTCCAGGCTTTAAACCTAGGTTATGCCGTAGCTTTTACGACCTTGGATGAACTCATAATTACACTAAAAACCTCGCAAATCTCGACCGCCAGTAAGAGACGAATAAAAATACTCAACTCGGCAGCACTGGTTATTATTGATGAAGTTGGCTTCATGCCACTTTCTACAATAGAAGCCAACCTATTCTTCGGTTTCGTGTCCTCAATGTCCGAGAAAACATCACTGATTATTACCTCAAACAAAGGATTCGATGAATGGGTTGACTTTTTAGGGGATGCAACAATTACAACTGCGATTTTAGACCGTCTTATCCACCACTGCGAGATTTTAAATATGACGGGCAACAGCTACAGACTCCAACATAGGAAGACTATAACCCAGAAATAA
- the istA gene encoding IS21 family transposase gives MKGFKMYKQIQQLKEIGFTRSRAAKQLNINRETVTRYWNMTADEFAKQLYSINRELLLSKYEEIIISWLKQYPTMTAAQVCDWLKEHYKEDIKERTVSRYVKGLREEYNLKKSNHPRDYEAVEELPMGQQLQVDFGEKWMQSIDGQRVKIRFAAFVLAHARYKWAFFQTRPFTTSDLVSSCHQCFRYIGGMPLEMVFDQDSIVSVSENYGDIIHTFEFEKFRQECNLKVYLCRAADPESKGKIENVVKFIKYNFLENRLFADEEVLNSSFLKWLDRTGNAKIHGTTKKIPAKVFEDEREHLRPLLDIRLNGDVTICRNVRKDNTIVYDSNRYSLPLGTYNNQKEVSIEAKNEKLTIMTVFGEFICEHPISTGRGQLIKSTSHSRDITDSMDKAQTTVDKLLLFKATDFLQTIRTEKARYARDQFRLLQTLCDKYGIDDVLNAIKYCEVSKLFGITYVKDF, from the coding sequence ATGAAAGGATTTAAGATGTATAAACAGATACAGCAACTTAAAGAGATTGGATTCACTCGATCTCGGGCTGCCAAGCAGCTGAACATAAATCGGGAAACCGTAACAAGATATTGGAACATGACAGCGGATGAATTCGCCAAACAGCTGTATAGCATTAACCGAGAACTGCTACTTTCAAAATATGAGGAAATTATCATCAGCTGGTTGAAACAATACCCAACAATGACAGCCGCACAAGTATGCGATTGGCTCAAGGAGCATTACAAAGAGGATATCAAGGAACGAACGGTCAGCCGTTATGTCAAAGGGTTACGAGAGGAATATAATCTTAAAAAATCCAATCATCCCAGAGATTATGAGGCTGTAGAAGAGCTCCCAATGGGGCAGCAGTTACAGGTGGACTTTGGTGAAAAGTGGATGCAATCCATTGATGGGCAGCGTGTAAAGATTCGCTTTGCAGCCTTTGTACTCGCTCATGCACGTTACAAATGGGCATTCTTTCAAACTCGGCCATTCACAACAAGCGATCTGGTTTCAAGCTGTCATCAGTGCTTTAGATATATAGGTGGGATGCCGCTAGAAATGGTATTTGATCAGGATAGTATCGTCAGCGTTTCAGAAAACTATGGAGATATTATTCATACCTTTGAGTTTGAGAAGTTCCGGCAAGAATGCAATTTAAAAGTATACCTCTGCCGCGCAGCTGATCCGGAAAGCAAAGGTAAGATCGAGAATGTGGTTAAATTCATCAAGTATAATTTCCTTGAAAACAGACTTTTTGCTGATGAGGAAGTTCTCAACAGTTCGTTCCTAAAATGGTTGGATAGAACCGGTAATGCGAAAATTCACGGCACTACCAAAAAGATACCAGCCAAGGTGTTTGAAGATGAACGTGAACACCTAAGACCTCTGCTGGACATCCGATTAAATGGTGATGTAACCATCTGCAGAAATGTTCGGAAAGATAACACGATCGTCTACGACAGCAATCGGTACTCTTTACCTCTCGGTACATACAACAACCAAAAAGAGGTCAGCATTGAAGCGAAGAATGAAAAATTGACGATTATGACCGTATTCGGTGAATTTATCTGTGAACATCCCATCTCAACCGGCAGAGGTCAATTAATTAAGAGCACCAGTCATTCCAGAGATATTACAGACTCGATGGATAAAGCTCAAACTACTGTTGATAAGCTGTTATTATTCAAGGCAACCGATTTTCTGCAGACAATTCGAACAGAAAAAGCACGCTATGCCCGTGATCAGTTCCGGTTGCTGCAAACATTATGCGATAAATATGGAATTGATGACGTACTAAATGCCATCAAATATTGTGAGGTGAGCAAACTCTTCGGAATAACGTATGTAAAGGATTTTTAG
- a CDS encoding ATP-binding protein, whose translation MHEYVFGANIIENLTTGMYQDSKVIYREYIQNSCDQIDKAISEGFLRKGEGKIEIWLDLSQRTISIEDNATGIPASEFERTLSNIADSDKQIGKDKGFRGIGRLCGLAYCKELVFTSTVKGEDTISIMRCNAEKMRQLFDENSRGKKHTASDVLQAINKFESNKTKDINAHFFKVELIGINKENEDLLDTLKIKEYLSFVAPAPYQNTFHYREKIKKHAKEIAYHIDEYSITLDGQPIFKKYYTILKKADNNKLDDIFDVVFEDFRDEDGSLFAWMWVGLTQFKQAIPKINQMRGLRLRKNNIQIGGEDALQKLFKEDRGNSYFVGEVFAVAKDLIPNSQRDYFNENPTRAYFEKVLRRFFNEELQKTYYNGSTVNSAYKKIDAYKAKEAEFAEKEIKGSFVSEEHRAIEFEIVQVAKKQAADAQSKIVKTKQKAHGIFAKVIERIEKEHPQDPVSTVPSTTPPTPARQVRRTDKLSAYNKKERKLISKIFDIIVSTTDSKTAEMIISKIEDGLS comes from the coding sequence ATGCATGAATATGTCTTTGGCGCTAATATAATTGAAAATCTAACTACCGGTATGTACCAAGATTCTAAGGTTATCTATCGCGAGTACATACAGAATTCATGTGACCAAATCGATAAAGCGATAAGTGAAGGTTTTCTCAGAAAAGGGGAAGGAAAAATCGAGATATGGCTTGATTTAAGTCAACGTACGATAAGCATTGAAGATAACGCGACTGGTATTCCTGCATCCGAGTTTGAGCGAACACTAAGTAACATTGCAGATTCTGACAAGCAAATAGGTAAGGATAAAGGATTCAGAGGAATAGGCAGGCTTTGTGGACTTGCCTATTGCAAGGAGCTTGTGTTTACATCCACTGTAAAGGGCGAAGACACTATTTCTATCATGCGTTGTAACGCAGAAAAAATGCGCCAACTATTTGATGAAAATTCACGCGGCAAAAAGCATACGGCTAGCGATGTTCTTCAAGCTATAAACAAATTTGAGAGTAATAAAACGAAAGATATTAACGCCCATTTTTTCAAAGTAGAGCTGATAGGTATTAACAAAGAAAACGAGGATTTACTCGATACACTAAAAATTAAAGAGTATCTGTCATTCGTTGCTCCTGCACCATATCAAAACACTTTTCATTATCGGGAGAAGATAAAAAAACATGCAAAGGAGATAGCCTATCATATTGATGAGTATTCTATTACGCTAGATGGTCAACCCATATTCAAGAAGTATTATACTATCTTGAAAAAAGCTGATAACAATAAACTAGATGATATATTCGATGTGGTTTTTGAGGATTTCCGAGACGAAGATGGCAGTCTATTTGCTTGGATGTGGGTGGGGCTTACCCAATTCAAACAGGCTATCCCGAAGATTAATCAAATGCGTGGTCTTAGGTTGCGTAAAAATAATATTCAAATCGGCGGTGAGGACGCGTTGCAGAAGCTGTTTAAAGAAGATAGAGGAAACAGTTATTTTGTTGGTGAAGTTTTCGCTGTAGCCAAAGATTTGATACCTAATTCTCAGCGGGACTATTTTAACGAAAATCCTACTCGTGCCTATTTTGAGAAAGTACTTAGACGCTTTTTCAACGAGGAACTGCAAAAAACATATTATAACGGCTCAACGGTTAACAGTGCTTATAAAAAAATCGATGCATATAAAGCAAAGGAAGCAGAGTTTGCTGAAAAAGAAATAAAAGGTAGCTTCGTTAGTGAAGAGCATCGTGCTATCGAATTCGAAATTGTTCAAGTTGCAAAAAAGCAGGCAGCAGATGCACAAAGTAAAATTGTTAAAACAAAACAAAAAGCTCACGGCATCTTTGCTAAAGTTATTGAGCGAATTGAGAAAGAACATCCTCAAGATCCAGTTTCGACGGTGCCATCTACAACCCCACCGACTCCAGCCCGTCAGGTACGCAGAACGGATAAACTCTCAGCCTATAATAAAAAAGAGCGCAAACTGATTTCCAAAATATTCGATATTATTGTTTCAACAACCGACAGCAAAACAGCAGAAATGATTATAAGTAAAATCGAGGATGGTCTTTCATAA
- a CDS encoding ATP-binding protein, producing the protein MNKLIGRVLATEKTPTTMDKFNFWTDANLQLHAFDIVKVEHIDKSFTFGVIENISHITDAQSFLTNFISSDFGDVEIDEPTLRVGMNYAEAKVSFNSKNLYTPVHNNAKFYLASAEEITMALGLDKIQNPLVCGSLKMYEGTKDEVTLPVKLNSKFILGPEGAHLNISGISGLASKTSYAMFLMKAIQDQYLSSADSNDSVAFVIFNVKGCDLMAIDRLNDFQQDIPNAKEETLVEYKNLGLSPEPFKNVKYFIPYYDSNSAKHSTYLPKSDIERYLEDGQLKKYKYVYSNDKESIEMMFSNIDDPAQTMESIISKIIDEDDPDFKGLSTWTDFLDKVTENSQKGSGQKGSNDISVLSWRKFKRIVRKAIQDEMFANRVVPEKNECRLADELKKISKNDVVVIDVAKLPEDKQAFVFGDAVRTIYNLKLGEYDAETNVAPPSRIIVFIDELNKYASKDVPKTSPILRELLDVTERGRSLGVVLFGAEQFRSAIHDRVTGNCATHAYGRTNSIETSTKNYGSLPNTYKNMLTRLEQGDYLIQNPVFRSLLKIRFPKPIYKQFK; encoded by the coding sequence ATGAATAAGCTTATCGGAAGAGTGTTAGCTACGGAAAAAACACCTACAACCATGGACAAGTTCAATTTTTGGACAGATGCAAATCTTCAACTTCATGCTTTTGATATCGTTAAAGTTGAACACATCGATAAATCGTTCACTTTTGGCGTTATTGAGAACATCTCTCATATTACAGATGCGCAAAGTTTTCTGACCAATTTCATTTCGAGCGATTTCGGTGATGTTGAAATAGACGAACCAACATTGCGTGTCGGAATGAATTATGCTGAAGCTAAAGTTTCTTTCAACAGCAAAAATCTCTATACTCCTGTTCACAATAACGCTAAATTTTACTTAGCCTCAGCCGAAGAAATCACTATGGCTCTGGGACTGGATAAGATACAGAACCCTCTTGTCTGTGGTTCACTGAAAATGTATGAAGGAACAAAAGACGAGGTTACATTACCAGTAAAGCTGAATTCAAAATTCATATTAGGTCCAGAGGGAGCACACCTCAACATTTCAGGAATTTCGGGGCTTGCATCAAAAACATCATACGCAATGTTTTTAATGAAGGCGATTCAAGATCAGTATCTTAGTAGTGCAGATTCTAACGACAGTGTTGCATTCGTGATCTTCAACGTCAAAGGTTGTGACCTTATGGCCATTGACAGATTAAACGATTTTCAACAAGACATACCAAATGCTAAAGAAGAAACCCTTGTTGAGTATAAGAATTTAGGATTGTCCCCCGAACCGTTCAAAAATGTGAAATACTTTATTCCGTATTACGACAGCAACTCAGCTAAACATAGCACATATCTCCCCAAAAGTGATATTGAGCGTTATTTGGAAGATGGTCAGTTAAAAAAATATAAGTACGTCTATTCAAACGACAAAGAGAGTATCGAAATGATGTTTTCCAATATCGATGACCCTGCGCAAACAATGGAATCCATCATTAGTAAAATTATTGACGAAGACGACCCGGACTTTAAAGGACTATCAACCTGGACAGATTTTCTTGACAAAGTCACGGAAAATTCACAGAAAGGGTCGGGACAGAAAGGAAGCAACGACATTTCCGTGTTAAGCTGGCGAAAATTTAAGCGCATTGTTCGCAAAGCCATTCAAGATGAAATGTTTGCCAACAGAGTTGTTCCTGAAAAGAATGAGTGCCGCTTAGCTGATGAGCTTAAAAAGATTAGCAAAAATGACGTAGTTGTTATAGATGTTGCAAAATTACCTGAAGATAAACAAGCTTTCGTTTTTGGCGATGCCGTACGTACAATATACAATCTGAAACTTGGAGAATATGATGCGGAAACTAATGTTGCACCTCCTTCAAGGATAATTGTTTTTATCGATGAGTTAAATAAATATGCTTCGAAAGATGTTCCAAAGACTTCCCCCATTCTCCGAGAATTATTAGACGTCACAGAGCGCGGTCGTTCTTTGGGTGTTGTTTTGTTTGGAGCCGAACAGTTTCGCTCCGCAATCCATGACCGTGTCACAGGAAACTGTGCAACACATGCCTACGGACGAACAAACTCAATTGAAACTTCAACAAAAAATTACGGAAGCCTGCCCAATACATACAAAAATATGCTTACTCGCCTGGAGCAAGGCGATTATTTAATTCAGAACCCTGTCTTCCGATCGTTATTAAAAATCCGTTTCCCAAAACCAATTTACAAGCAGTTTAAATAA
- a CDS encoding helix-turn-helix domain-containing protein produces the protein MYEKYLSERIAKLRTMKKVSARDMSLSIGQNENYINHIENGKSMPSMQVFFYICEYFNISPKEFFDEETSNPPLIKAVIDDLNQLDEKQIMNIHELIKGLKK, from the coding sequence ATGTATGAAAAGTATTTATCTGAACGAATTGCAAAACTGAGAACCATGAAAAAGGTTTCTGCTCGCGATATGAGTTTATCCATTGGACAAAATGAAAATTATATTAATCATATTGAGAATGGAAAATCCATGCCCTCTATGCAAGTATTCTTTTATATCTGTGAATACTTTAACATCTCCCCCAAGGAATTCTTTGACGAGGAGACAAGCAATCCACCTTTAATAAAAGCGGTTATTGATGACTTAAATCAATTGGACGAAAAGCAAATAATGAACATTCACGAGTTGATCAAAGGGCTGAAAAAGTAG
- a CDS encoding sporulation initiation factor Spo0A C-terminal domain-containing protein, with amino-acid sequence MSMRNIYRKIAKEHGITASEVKREMQGAIDYVYNKIDKSESEKIMQESIPRKGGIPTTEEFIKSLAHKIKR; translated from the coding sequence ATGAGTATGAGAAATATATATCGAAAAATTGCCAAAGAACATGGCATAACCGCTTCTGAAGTTAAAAGAGAAATGCAAGGTGCTATTGATTATGTCTACAATAAAATCGATAAATCAGAGAGTGAAAAGATTATGCAGGAAAGTATACCGCGTAAGGGTGGAATCCCGACTACAGAAGAGTTTATAAAATCATTAGCCCATAAAATAAAAAGATAA